One Kribbella sp. NBC_00662 genomic region harbors:
- a CDS encoding alpha/beta fold hydrolase: MFTVRGKTAHLAWYRTTESPADVTFLHGFSDSAQCWEPLLTHIPHIQALAIDARGHGNSALPPGPVNYPQLRDDAALVLSSQPREGGTIVVGHSMGAMTAAYLAATRPDLVRAVVLEDPPTGEPRTTQPPAPAEPPSMPRWLADVRSLDLPARIAQARSTDPAWPEDELEPWAISKAQVNPHLFDHPFLTSDPLTDLLAATTCPVLLIHGDTDRGSLISPAYATRCAQAAAGQFRSVHIPNAGHSVHRDNRPQYLAELTKFLNQHR; this comes from the coding sequence ATGTTCACCGTGCGAGGTAAAACAGCCCATCTGGCCTGGTACCGCACCACCGAGTCCCCCGCGGACGTCACCTTCCTCCACGGCTTCTCCGACTCCGCCCAATGCTGGGAACCCCTCCTCACCCACATCCCCCACATCCAAGCCCTGGCCATAGACGCCCGCGGCCACGGCAACTCCGCCCTCCCACCCGGCCCCGTCAACTACCCCCAACTCCGCGACGACGCCGCCCTGGTCCTATCAAGCCAACCCCGCGAAGGCGGCACGATCGTCGTCGGCCACTCCATGGGCGCCATGACCGCCGCCTACCTAGCCGCCACCAGACCAGACCTAGTCCGAGCCGTCGTCCTAGAAGACCCCCCAACCGGCGAACCGCGCACCACCCAACCGCCCGCCCCGGCCGAACCTCCGTCCATGCCCCGCTGGCTGGCAGACGTCCGCTCCCTCGACCTCCCCGCCCGCATCGCCCAAGCCCGCTCCACCGACCCCGCCTGGCCCGAAGACGAACTCGAACCCTGGGCCATCTCAAAAGCCCAAGTAAACCCCCACCTCTTCGACCACCCGTTCCTAACCTCCGACCCCCTGACCGACCTCCTGGCCGCAACGACATGCCCGGTCCTCCTCATCCACGGAGACACCGACCGCGGTTCCCTCATCTCTCCCGCCTACGCGACCCGCTGCGCCCAAGCAGCAGCCGGCCAATTCCGCTCAGTCCACATCCCCAACGCCGGCCACTCAGTCCACCGCGACAACCGCCCCCAATACCTCGCAGAACTCACCAAGTTCCTGAACCAGCACCGCTAA
- a CDS encoding alpha/beta fold hydrolase, protein MSFASQGSVTTDVLEIGYEATGEPGGVPVILLHGFPYDVRAYDEVADELAASGRYVLAPYLRGYGPTRFRETGALRSGQQGAIGQDLLDFMDGLGIERAVVAGYDWGGRAACIAAALWPERINGLVTCGGYAIQDIARSGEPAAAEDEQKYWYQYYFQSERGRRGLTSNRDELCALLWRDWSPKWVGADAAYPATSPSLHNPDFVDVVIHSYRHRYGLVEGDPRYEAVEDKLAALPKIDVPTVILVSEADGVTGPAGLEDGPHFSGPCEIRSLPDIGHNVPQEAPVAFAQAVTALG, encoded by the coding sequence ATGAGTTTTGCCAGCCAGGGCAGTGTGACCACAGATGTGCTCGAGATCGGGTATGAGGCGACGGGGGAGCCGGGTGGGGTGCCGGTGATTCTGTTGCATGGGTTTCCGTATGACGTGCGCGCGTACGACGAGGTCGCGGACGAGCTTGCGGCCAGTGGGCGGTACGTCTTGGCGCCCTATCTGCGCGGCTACGGGCCGACGAGGTTTCGCGAGACCGGGGCTCTGCGGTCGGGGCAGCAGGGGGCGATTGGGCAGGATTTGCTGGACTTCATGGATGGGTTGGGGATCGAGCGGGCTGTTGTTGCCGGCTACGACTGGGGTGGGCGGGCCGCGTGTATCGCGGCAGCGCTGTGGCCGGAGCGCATCAACGGATTGGTGACCTGCGGTGGGTACGCGATTCAGGACATCGCGAGGTCCGGTGAGCCTGCGGCTGCCGAGGACGAGCAGAAGTACTGGTACCAGTACTACTTCCAGTCCGAGCGTGGCCGGCGCGGACTGACAAGCAACCGGGATGAGTTGTGCGCGCTGCTCTGGCGGGACTGGTCGCCGAAGTGGGTCGGCGCCGATGCCGCCTATCCGGCCACCTCGCCCAGCCTGCACAACCCGGACTTCGTTGACGTGGTGATCCACTCTTACCGTCACCGCTACGGCTTGGTCGAAGGGGACCCGCGCTACGAAGCAGTGGAAGACAAGCTTGCCGCGCTGCCGAAGATCGACGTGCCGACGGTGATTCTGGTGAGTGAGGCCGACGGTGTCACCGGGCCGGCGGGGCTCGAGGATGGGCCGCATTTCAGCGGGCCTTGCGAGATTCGCTCGTTGCCGGATATCGGTCACAACGTGCCGCAGGAGGCCCCGGTTGCCTTTGCCCAGGCGGTTACTGCCCTCGGATGA
- a CDS encoding DUF5937 family protein — translation MIEYELAGNDLGEVRFAISPLHELVLSLRTLRDPGRFPLQLPWLRATSPARAGLDLDLLHALTNEALWTPDFLTPRPYSPLGRIEDELSALTSTPAAVVRTDLAAVHPSGLPAALRGRPATVLRRILAALQDYWDACFEPYWTRMRTVLEADIVYRGRVMAQSGLATMFADVDPHVRLDGTVLRIRLRSDLSYRTSTAGRGLTLTPSLFSRRGATPISPDEPPHLIYPARGLGTLWQSSSASSPTALADLIGRARSRLLVLLETPTSSTELAVRLNVTPTAVNQHLRALRAAGLLISARHGRSVLYHRSDLGDRLIRGQ, via the coding sequence ATGATCGAGTACGAACTCGCTGGCAACGATCTCGGCGAGGTGCGCTTCGCGATCTCACCGCTGCACGAGCTGGTCCTGTCGCTGCGGACCCTGCGCGACCCCGGCCGCTTCCCGCTCCAACTCCCGTGGCTGCGAGCGACTTCGCCGGCGCGCGCCGGCCTCGACCTGGATCTCCTCCACGCCCTGACGAACGAGGCATTGTGGACGCCGGACTTCCTCACTCCCCGCCCTTACAGCCCGCTCGGCCGCATCGAGGACGAGCTCTCGGCACTGACCAGCACCCCGGCCGCCGTCGTACGCACGGACCTCGCCGCCGTCCATCCTTCGGGGCTGCCGGCGGCCCTTCGAGGTCGCCCAGCCACCGTCCTCCGACGCATATTGGCCGCGTTGCAGGACTACTGGGACGCCTGCTTCGAGCCGTACTGGACCCGGATGCGAACCGTCCTCGAGGCCGACATCGTCTACCGCGGCCGAGTCATGGCTCAGTCCGGCCTGGCCACCATGTTCGCCGACGTCGACCCTCACGTGCGCCTCGACGGCACCGTCCTCCGCATCCGTCTGCGCAGCGACCTCTCCTACCGAACCTCAACCGCGGGCCGCGGCCTCACCCTCACGCCGTCCCTCTTCAGCCGCCGTGGCGCCACCCCCATCTCCCCCGACGAACCACCCCACCTGATCTACCCGGCCCGCGGCCTGGGCACTCTCTGGCAATCCTCGTCGGCTTCGTCACCAACCGCCCTCGCAGACCTGATCGGCCGCGCCCGATCCCGCCTACTCGTCCTGTTGGAAACCCCAACCTCCTCAACTGAACTGGCCGTACGCCTCAACGTCACCCCCACTGCCGTCAACCAACACCTGCGAGCCCTCCGCGCGGCCGGCCTCCTCATCTCAGCCCGCCACGGCCGCTCGGTCCTCTACCACCGCTCGGACCTGGGCGACCGCCTCATCCGAGGGCAGTAA
- a CDS encoding MFS transporter has product MLLRDPVERALASAVAALSLSRGMFFAVSALYFTRGVGLSAATVGLGLTTAGAVGVLSSYVGGRLSDRYGADRLQQWTLAANGAALLAYALAGNVISFILIAACVSATRGLQSTAQVTLLARWYVGPERVTVRARLRVVMNVFIGAGSLLAGLALMVDTTSAYRLTVVLVGGVTMLGTVPLIGLRRRVAGLAERMDATGGQAQVRGRSPLRDRTYVASTVLNAIVAIQFGLTSVAIPLWVADHTDAPTVVVSALLLINTAYVALFQVRASRGAQNLRTAGQSVRRAGLFLLVACLLFAAAGYLGAAAATGVLLLAALAASAAETKGEAGGWTMAFELADPARAGAYQGLSQTGYAVAQMVSPAVVTTSAIDHGTTGWIALGMLFAATGAATALLANRAAERSVERVLDRDGVR; this is encoded by the coding sequence GTGCTCCTCCGTGATCCCGTCGAACGCGCGCTCGCCTCCGCCGTGGCCGCGCTGTCGCTGTCTCGCGGCATGTTCTTCGCCGTCAGCGCGCTCTACTTCACCCGCGGAGTCGGGTTGTCCGCAGCCACCGTCGGCCTCGGGCTCACCACAGCCGGGGCGGTCGGCGTGCTCTCGTCGTACGTCGGTGGCCGGTTGAGCGACCGCTACGGCGCAGATCGCCTCCAGCAATGGACGCTCGCCGCGAACGGAGCCGCACTGTTGGCGTATGCCCTTGCCGGCAACGTCATCAGCTTCATCCTGATCGCGGCCTGCGTGTCGGCGACGCGCGGCCTCCAGAGCACGGCACAGGTCACATTGCTCGCCCGGTGGTACGTAGGGCCCGAGCGGGTCACAGTCCGCGCCAGGCTGCGGGTCGTGATGAACGTCTTCATCGGTGCCGGGAGTCTCCTCGCGGGGCTTGCGCTGATGGTCGATACGACGTCGGCGTACCGGTTGACGGTCGTACTCGTCGGCGGGGTGACGATGCTGGGCACAGTGCCGCTGATCGGTCTGCGTAGGAGGGTGGCGGGCCTGGCGGAGCGGATGGACGCGACTGGCGGGCAGGCCCAGGTGCGTGGACGGTCTCCGCTGCGCGATCGGACGTACGTCGCGTCCACGGTCCTCAATGCCATCGTCGCGATCCAGTTCGGGCTGACGTCGGTCGCGATACCGCTCTGGGTCGCGGACCACACCGATGCCCCGACGGTCGTCGTATCAGCGCTGCTGCTGATCAACACCGCCTATGTGGCTCTCTTCCAGGTCCGCGCGTCCCGCGGTGCACAGAACCTGCGCACCGCCGGGCAGTCGGTGCGGCGAGCGGGGCTCTTCTTGCTTGTCGCGTGTCTGCTCTTTGCCGCGGCCGGGTACCTCGGTGCTGCAGCAGCAACCGGCGTTCTGCTGCTCGCCGCACTCGCCGCGTCCGCCGCCGAGACGAAGGGTGAGGCCGGCGGCTGGACGATGGCCTTCGAGCTCGCCGATCCCGCCCGCGCGGGCGCCTACCAAGGCCTCAGTCAGACCGGCTATGCGGTCGCCCAGATGGTCAGCCCAGCTGTTGTCACGACGAGCGCGATCGACCACGGTACGACGGGTTGGATCGCGCTCGGCATGCTCTTCGCTGCCACCGGCGCCGCAACCGCGCTACTCGCGAACCGCGCTGCCGAGCGGTCAGTCGAGCGTGTGCTGGACCGGGATGGTGTGCGGTAG
- a CDS encoding STAS domain-containing protein, whose translation MTAYAEVDAWMSKGVQVVRISGEVDLTNAVEVRDAISHLASVDATAIVVDLTETAYLDSSGIAMLFRLAERLAHSRQELRVVVPPDSPLRAALELTDLPHTIPVQHTLD comes from the coding sequence ATGACGGCGTACGCCGAGGTCGACGCCTGGATGAGCAAGGGCGTCCAGGTGGTGCGGATCTCGGGCGAGGTCGACCTCACCAACGCCGTCGAGGTACGGGATGCCATCAGCCACCTCGCCTCCGTCGACGCGACCGCCATCGTCGTCGACCTGACCGAGACCGCCTATCTCGACAGCTCCGGGATCGCGATGCTGTTCCGCCTCGCCGAACGCCTCGCCCACAGCCGCCAGGAGCTCCGCGTCGTCGTACCGCCGGATTCCCCGCTCCGAGCCGCACTCGAACTCACGGACCTACCGCACACCATCCCGGTCCAGCACACGCTCGACTGA
- a CDS encoding SpoIIE family protein phosphatase, with protein sequence MGGRTGVAWASRALRLRIPGDLGRTAAAAVLVGAAYYLGARLGLSLSLVERNVTPLWPPSGIALAAFLILGRRVWPGVALAALAVNLPISTGPVPALLTAMGNTLAPLVAAIVLERIGFRRQLDRLRDALAIVFLGALASMTISATIGAVALTASKGAHGLAGAWVVWWTGDAMGVLAVAPFLLCIPLFRELEPWPAARRLEAGVILVLTIVLVSWTTRTDVALLFLVLPLLGWASWRLQLRGAAPAALVASLIATWSASRGLGPFAGKSLLEQMLTLQAFNATVALTSFLLAALVTERMGFVRALMTSAADLEERVKDRTAELKAANDRLRREVDHRLEAQQQLTREEARTRREHQIAETLQRSLLPDRMPDIPGLVVAARYVPATADLHVGGDWYDVIQLRDGLIGLVIGDVAGHGLQAAAAMTQLRMAVRAYAIHDPSPVAVMTRLHGLARELPMAEMVTLLYVLYDPDTGTVRFTNAGHPPALLIDDESTQYLDGGLAPPLGVLAHWDYAEATQRLRPGATLLLYTDGLVEKRTLSIQDGLDRLLAEAGGAEWSDLDALCDHLLSSLPEPGKVADDIALVALRPLAMAGTPLTLDVPADARMLFQVRHALRRWLRESGVNARDAGEIAIACGEACGNVVRHAYGATPGDMHVEARLVDGSVELTVRDHGRWRKPADRGGGLGLTLIHGLSDSVDIDSDPEGTTVLMRRNVAAGGEK encoded by the coding sequence ATGGGTGGGCGCACGGGAGTCGCATGGGCCTCGAGGGCACTCAGGCTGCGCATACCGGGGGATCTGGGCCGCACCGCCGCGGCCGCGGTCCTGGTCGGCGCGGCGTACTACCTCGGTGCGCGCCTCGGTCTGAGCCTGTCGCTGGTCGAGCGCAACGTCACGCCGCTCTGGCCGCCCAGCGGGATCGCATTGGCGGCATTCCTGATCCTGGGGAGGAGGGTCTGGCCGGGTGTCGCACTGGCGGCTCTGGCCGTGAACCTGCCGATCAGCACGGGTCCGGTACCGGCGCTGCTGACCGCGATGGGCAACACGCTGGCACCACTCGTCGCGGCGATCGTGCTCGAGCGCATCGGGTTCCGCCGCCAGCTGGACCGCTTGCGTGATGCGCTGGCAATCGTCTTCCTCGGCGCGCTGGCGAGCATGACGATCAGCGCAACCATCGGCGCCGTCGCGCTCACAGCATCGAAAGGCGCTCACGGGCTGGCCGGTGCCTGGGTGGTGTGGTGGACCGGTGACGCGATGGGCGTTCTCGCCGTCGCTCCGTTCCTCTTGTGCATCCCTCTGTTCCGAGAACTCGAACCGTGGCCGGCCGCGCGCCGGCTCGAAGCAGGGGTCATCCTCGTGCTGACCATCGTCCTCGTGTCGTGGACGACGCGCACCGACGTCGCGTTGTTGTTCCTGGTCCTGCCGTTGCTGGGCTGGGCCTCGTGGCGGCTGCAGTTGCGCGGAGCCGCGCCCGCCGCGCTGGTCGCATCCCTGATCGCAACCTGGTCGGCGTCGCGCGGACTCGGACCGTTCGCGGGGAAATCGCTGCTGGAGCAGATGCTGACCCTCCAGGCCTTCAACGCCACCGTCGCGCTGACGTCCTTCCTCCTCGCCGCGCTGGTGACCGAGCGGATGGGATTCGTCCGTGCGCTGATGACCTCGGCCGCCGACCTCGAGGAGCGCGTCAAGGACCGCACCGCGGAGCTGAAGGCAGCGAACGACCGGCTCCGCCGCGAGGTCGACCACCGGCTCGAGGCCCAGCAACAGCTGACCCGAGAGGAGGCCAGGACCCGGCGCGAGCACCAGATCGCGGAGACTCTCCAACGCAGCCTGCTGCCGGACCGGATGCCCGACATCCCCGGCCTGGTTGTGGCCGCCCGGTATGTCCCGGCGACCGCGGACCTGCACGTCGGCGGCGACTGGTACGACGTGATCCAGCTGCGCGACGGCCTGATAGGTCTCGTCATCGGTGATGTCGCCGGCCACGGTCTGCAGGCCGCCGCGGCGATGACACAGCTGCGGATGGCGGTCCGCGCGTACGCCATCCACGATCCGTCACCGGTCGCGGTGATGACCCGACTGCACGGATTGGCCCGCGAGCTGCCGATGGCTGAGATGGTGACCCTGCTCTACGTCCTGTACGACCCGGACACCGGCACGGTGCGGTTCACGAACGCGGGACATCCGCCTGCACTCTTGATCGACGACGAGAGCACGCAGTACCTCGACGGCGGGCTGGCGCCACCGCTCGGCGTACTTGCGCACTGGGACTATGCCGAAGCTACGCAGCGACTGCGGCCCGGAGCGACTCTGCTGCTCTACACCGACGGGCTGGTCGAGAAGCGCACGCTGTCGATCCAGGACGGGCTGGATCGGTTGCTCGCCGAAGCGGGCGGTGCCGAGTGGTCCGACCTCGACGCGCTCTGCGACCACCTTCTCTCGAGCCTGCCGGAGCCCGGCAAGGTTGCCGACGACATCGCGCTCGTGGCGTTGAGGCCGTTGGCGATGGCCGGAACGCCGCTGACCCTCGACGTACCGGCAGACGCGCGCATGCTCTTCCAGGTCCGGCACGCGTTACGTCGCTGGCTCCGCGAGTCAGGCGTCAACGCGCGCGATGCCGGCGAGATCGCGATCGCCTGCGGGGAAGCATGCGGCAACGTCGTACGTCACGCGTACGGCGCCACGCCGGGCGACATGCACGTCGAGGCGCGACTCGTGGACGGCTCGGTGGAGCTGACGGTGCGCGACCACGGCCGGTGGCGGAAGCCGGCCGACCGTGGCGGTGGCTTGGGTCTGACGCTGATCCACGGGCTCTCGGACTCGGTGGACATCGACAGCGATCCGGAGGGTACGACGGTCCTCATGCGGCGCAACGTAGCGGCCGGGGGGGAGAAATGA
- a CDS encoding acyl-CoA dehydrogenase family protein: MTATTRQVGEREAREVAEAARESEWTRPSFAKKLYLGDFDLSLIHPQPHAVAADDVVRGEEYIARLAAYCETLDGLLIEREAKIPDEYLRGLAELGTFGIKIPTAYGGLGLPMSYYGKALMLVSSVHPSLSALVSAHQSIGVPEPVKMFGTDEQKQRFLPRCAAGAVTAFLLTEPDVGSDPARLASTATPTDDGTAYLLDGVKLWTTNGVIAELVVVMARVPEHEGGRGGISAFVVESDSPGITVENRNAFMGLRGIENGVTRFHQVRVPAENRLGREGDGLRIALTTLNTGRLSIPATTTAAAKWCLKIAREWSAERVQWGRPIGAHAAVAEKISFMAATTFALEAVLDLSANLADAGTKDIRIEVALAKLWASEMAWRIADELVQIRGGRGYETADSLAARGERAVPAEQILRDLRINRIFEGSTEIMHLLIAREAVDAHLSAAGDLASPDADLQAKAKAAVNASGFYAKWLPQLAVGKGADPRSYREFGPLAKHLRYVERSSRKLARQTFYGMGRWQAKLEYRQGFLARIVDIGAELFAMAASCSRAETLRSHGDAAQGESAYELAAVFCEQARLRVDHLFEQLWNNTDDADRRLAQQVLDGKHSWLEAGIVDPSEGTGPWIAQWQPGESTAENKSRRYR; this comes from the coding sequence GTGACGGCTACGACGCGGCAGGTCGGCGAGCGTGAGGCCCGGGAGGTTGCGGAGGCGGCTCGGGAGTCCGAGTGGACCCGGCCGAGTTTCGCCAAGAAGCTCTACCTAGGCGACTTCGACCTGTCGCTGATCCATCCGCAACCGCATGCCGTCGCGGCCGACGACGTGGTGCGCGGCGAGGAGTACATCGCCCGGTTGGCGGCGTACTGCGAGACGCTCGACGGCCTCCTGATCGAGCGCGAGGCGAAGATCCCGGACGAGTACCTGCGCGGGCTCGCGGAGCTGGGGACGTTCGGCATCAAGATCCCGACCGCGTACGGCGGCCTCGGCCTGCCGATGTCGTACTACGGCAAGGCGCTGATGCTGGTCTCGTCGGTGCATCCGAGCCTGAGCGCGCTGGTGTCGGCGCATCAGTCGATCGGTGTGCCGGAGCCGGTGAAGATGTTCGGGACCGACGAGCAGAAGCAGCGGTTCCTGCCCCGCTGCGCCGCCGGTGCGGTGACGGCGTTCCTGCTGACCGAGCCCGATGTGGGTTCGGATCCGGCCCGGCTGGCGTCGACGGCGACCCCGACCGACGACGGTACGGCGTACCTCCTGGACGGCGTGAAGCTCTGGACGACGAACGGCGTCATCGCGGAGCTGGTCGTGGTGATGGCCCGCGTACCGGAACACGAGGGCGGACGGGGCGGTATCAGCGCGTTCGTGGTCGAGTCCGACTCGCCGGGGATCACGGTCGAGAACCGCAACGCCTTCATGGGTTTGCGCGGGATCGAGAACGGCGTGACCCGCTTCCATCAGGTCCGGGTGCCGGCCGAGAACCGGCTGGGACGCGAGGGTGACGGCCTGCGGATCGCGCTCACCACGCTGAACACCGGCCGGTTGTCGATCCCGGCGACCACCACGGCGGCGGCCAAGTGGTGCCTGAAGATCGCGCGGGAGTGGTCCGCGGAGCGGGTCCAGTGGGGCCGGCCGATCGGCGCCCACGCTGCCGTGGCCGAGAAGATCTCGTTCATGGCGGCCACGACCTTCGCGCTCGAGGCAGTGCTCGACCTGTCGGCGAACCTGGCCGACGCGGGTACGAAGGACATCCGGATCGAGGTCGCGCTGGCCAAGCTGTGGGCCAGCGAGATGGCCTGGCGGATCGCCGACGAACTGGTGCAGATCCGCGGCGGACGGGGGTACGAGACCGCCGACTCGCTGGCGGCCCGGGGCGAACGCGCGGTGCCGGCGGAGCAGATCCTGCGCGACCTGAGGATCAACCGGATCTTCGAGGGCTCGACCGAGATCATGCATCTGCTGATCGCCCGCGAGGCCGTCGACGCCCACCTGTCCGCGGCCGGCGACCTGGCTTCGCCGGACGCCGATCTGCAGGCCAAGGCGAAGGCTGCGGTGAATGCGAGCGGGTTCTACGCCAAGTGGCTTCCGCAGCTGGCAGTCGGCAAGGGGGCTGATCCCAGGTCGTACCGCGAGTTCGGGCCGCTGGCGAAGCACTTGCGGTACGTCGAGCGGTCGTCCCGGAAGCTTGCGCGGCAGACGTTCTACGGGATGGGGCGATGGCAGGCGAAGCTCGAGTACCGGCAGGGTTTCCTGGCCAGGATCGTGGACATCGGCGCCGAGCTGTTCGCGATGGCGGCATCCTGCTCGCGGGCCGAGACCCTGCGCTCACACGGCGACGCTGCCCAGGGCGAGTCGGCGTACGAGTTGGCGGCGGTGTTCTGCGAACAGGCGCGGCTGCGGGTCGATCACCTCTTCGAGCAGCTGTGGAACAACACCGACGATGCCGACCGGAGGCTGGCCCAGCAGGTGCTCGACGGGAAACACAGCTGGCTCGAGGCCGGCATCGTCGACCCCTCCGAGGGAACCGGTCCGTGGATCGCCCAATGGCAACCCGGCGAATCGACAGCTGAGAACAAGTCACGCCGCTACCGCTGA
- a CDS encoding winged helix-turn-helix transcriptional regulator has product MEPRSGCPINAAVEVLGDRWSLLVLRDVIFSDRRYFRALLTGSTEGIASNILADRLVRLVEAGLLSRGTAARGQRAQYSLTEAGIQTLPILVALGNWSLTWRPAANELHARQQFMQDEGPAFVEALMDDLRARHLGRPEPHDGPSPFDRLDADGR; this is encoded by the coding sequence GTGGAACCACGGTCCGGCTGTCCGATCAACGCCGCCGTCGAGGTATTAGGAGATCGCTGGTCGCTGCTCGTACTGCGTGACGTCATCTTCAGCGACCGTCGCTACTTCCGCGCGCTGCTCACCGGATCGACCGAAGGCATCGCCTCGAACATCCTGGCCGACCGCCTGGTCCGCCTGGTCGAAGCAGGCCTCCTCAGCCGCGGCACTGCCGCCCGCGGGCAGCGCGCGCAGTACAGCCTCACCGAGGCCGGCATCCAGACCCTTCCGATCCTCGTCGCCCTGGGCAACTGGTCGCTCACCTGGCGGCCCGCCGCCAACGAACTCCACGCCCGCCAGCAGTTCATGCAGGACGAGGGCCCCGCCTTCGTCGAGGCCCTCATGGACGATCTCCGCGCCCGCCATCTGGGCCGACCCGAGCCCCACGACGGCCCGAGCCCGTTCGACCGCCTCGACGCCGACGGGCGATGA
- a CDS encoding dihydrofolate reductase family protein has translation MGRFVYAMNVSLDLRIEQVPGDNGAGEWLRIDEEFHRAANAWTRELAMIVHGRIIYETMEEYWPRAPGDASLPDYMREYGEIWIATPKVLVSRTRSSADHNTRIIGGDDSIEQLAVLRAETEGTIAVGGATLATQLLRAGLLDELLLTTHPAILGFGRPLFDDYDLPIDLELLEQQRFGSGATMNRYAIVKEAG, from the coding sequence ATGGGCCGCTTCGTGTATGCGATGAACGTGTCCCTCGACCTGCGGATCGAGCAGGTCCCGGGCGACAACGGCGCGGGCGAGTGGCTGCGCATCGACGAGGAGTTCCACCGCGCGGCCAACGCGTGGACGCGGGAGCTCGCGATGATCGTCCACGGCCGGATCATCTACGAGACGATGGAGGAGTACTGGCCGCGGGCGCCCGGCGACGCGTCGCTGCCGGACTACATGCGCGAGTACGGCGAGATCTGGATCGCCACGCCCAAGGTGCTCGTCTCGCGCACCCGCAGCAGTGCCGATCACAACACCCGGATCATCGGCGGCGACGACTCGATCGAGCAGCTCGCCGTCCTCCGCGCCGAGACCGAAGGCACGATCGCCGTGGGTGGTGCGACGCTCGCCACCCAGCTGCTCCGCGCGGGGCTGCTCGACGAGCTCCTGCTGACCACCCATCCCGCGATCCTGGGCTTCGGCCGGCCGCTGTTCGACGACTACGACCTGCCGATCGATCTCGAACTGCTGGAGCAGCAGAGGTTCGGATCGGGCGCCACCATGAACCGCTACGCGATCGTGAAAGAGGCCGGCTGA
- a CDS encoding MBL fold metallo-hydrolase: MLRQVADGVLTHQSELLQNNAVVVRGNAGVLLVDPGLTRDEMACLANDLGEDRVVAGFATHPDWDHVLWYADLGDAPRYGTARCAAELEELRSNPEWKADITEWMPAEIVDDVPLDLFGLITALPAGATQIPWDGPHVRVIEHRAHATGHAALLIEEQGVLVAGDMLSDVLIPMLDVNGDPDPIEEYLAALRLFDEVADRVEVVVPGHGSVGGADDLRARIDRDRAYVQALRDGREVIDPRIGSSAKTGWEWVGDVHAGQLQRLAQRSERDVLS, encoded by the coding sequence ATGCTGAGGCAAGTTGCGGACGGCGTGTTGACCCACCAGAGCGAGTTGCTCCAGAACAACGCCGTCGTGGTGCGCGGCAACGCTGGCGTACTGCTCGTCGACCCCGGACTCACCCGCGACGAAATGGCCTGCCTCGCGAACGACCTCGGCGAAGACCGTGTCGTGGCAGGCTTTGCGACGCACCCCGACTGGGATCACGTTCTCTGGTACGCCGACCTCGGCGATGCGCCCCGCTACGGTACGGCGCGTTGCGCGGCCGAGCTCGAAGAGCTGCGGTCGAACCCGGAGTGGAAGGCCGACATCACCGAGTGGATGCCAGCGGAGATCGTCGACGACGTACCGCTGGATTTGTTCGGCCTCATCACCGCTCTACCTGCCGGAGCCACTCAGATCCCTTGGGACGGTCCACACGTCCGCGTCATCGAGCACCGCGCACATGCCACGGGTCATGCGGCGCTGCTGATCGAAGAGCAAGGGGTTCTCGTCGCCGGCGACATGCTGTCGGACGTCCTGATCCCCATGCTCGACGTGAACGGCGATCCCGATCCGATCGAGGAGTATCTCGCCGCGCTCCGGCTGTTCGACGAGGTGGCGGACCGCGTCGAGGTCGTCGTACCAGGCCATGGTTCTGTCGGCGGAGCGGACGACCTGCGGGCACGGATCGATCGCGATCGCGCCTACGTGCAGGCGTTGCGTGACGGCCGCGAGGTCATCGACCCCCGGATCGGGTCATCGGCCAAGACCGGTTGGGAATGGGTGGGCGACGTACATGCGGGCCAGCTGCAACGCCTCGCCCAAAGAAGCGAGCGCGACGTACTGTCGTGA